One genomic region from Pogona vitticeps strain Pit_001003342236 chromosome 12, PviZW2.1, whole genome shotgun sequence encodes:
- the COMMD4 gene encoding COMM domain-containing protein 4, which produces MRFRFCGDLDCPDWVLAEISTLSKISSVKLKLICAQVLKDLLGDGIDYEKILKLTSDAKFESGDVKATIAVLGFILSSAAKHNVDSESLSSELQQLGLPKEHATGLCRSYEEKQIPLQESLRKCSLRLNSLDSVSWRVDYTLSSSQLQRVNEPVVHLKLNVKDVDRGNLEPIAMTVSAEKFRVLLAELKQAHAIMKTLD; this is translated from the exons ATG aGGTTCCGTTTCTGCGGTGACTTGGATTGCCCTGACTGGGTCCTGGCGGAAATCAGCACCTTGTCCAAAATA TCCTCAGTGAAGCTTAAGCTGATCTGTGCCCAGGTTTTGAAGGATCTCCTTGGGGATGGAATCGAT tatgagaaGATCTTAAAGCTAACATCAGATGCCAAATTTG AGTCTGGAGACGTGAAGGCGACCATCGCTGTGCTCGGCTTCATCCTCTCCAGCGCCGCCAAGCACAACGTGGACTCCGAGTCCCTCTCCAGTGAATTGCAACAGCTGGGACTGCCGAAAG AACATGCCACAGGATTGTGCCGGTCCTACGAGGAGAAGCAAATTCCTCTTCAAGAGAGCCTCAGGAAGTGCAGCTTGAGGT TAAACAGCCTGGATTCTGTGTCCTGGAGAGTGGATTATACTCTTAGCTCCAGCCAGCTCCAGCGAGTCAATGAACCTGTAGTTCACCTGAAGTTAAATGTGAAGGATGTTGACCGAGGCAACCTGGAACCAATTGCCATGACTGTGTCAGCAGAGAAGTTTCGTGTCTTGCTTGCAG AGCTGAAGCAGGCTCACGCCATCATGAAGACTCTTGATTGA
- the LOC110071452 gene encoding zona pellucida sperm-binding protein 3 — MGLLKSLALVCLCWAVWEGAAFDSWDGVFRNPLGWRSSAARTDPSVGQPYALSWSQNYPQAWVDPSQPRILSPLTPVAAQCGEAQVVVTVNRDLFGTGRPIKATDLTLGSLGCQPTSYDAAQDLVTFAVGLHECGSTLQMTPESLVYSISLYYNPTPSASAIILRTSPAEVPIECHYPRKNNVSSKAIKPTWVPFTSTLSAEEKLSFFLRLMNEDWSAERASNGYQLGDVMHIQADVNTENHMPLRLFVDNCVATLSPGRDSAPQYSIIDYKGCLMDGRSDASSAFLSPRLREDSLRFTVEVFRFSEDPRDLIYITCHLKVSAVDRAPDHEHKACSFNKASDSWIPVEGTQSICACCENRNCEQGQPRRLRPWDRWERGRRSVGEEEPAKHNKLKEVETDVMLGPILILDAYMTSRSLAGRHTGARGTLGEEDLFRSPGMLAGLILMAIAMILALATLGILCSRRKRSGSP; from the exons ATGGGGCTCTTAAAGTCTTTAGCCCTTGTTTGCCTTTGCTGGGCTGTCTGGGAAGGAGCTGCTTTTGACTCTTGGGACGGTGTCTTCAGGAATCCACTGGGATGGAGATCTTCTGCGGCAAGAACAGATCCCTCTGTGGGGCAGCCCTATGCCCTGTCCTGGTCTCAGAATTATCCCCAGGCTTGGGTGGATCCTTCCCAGCCAAGGATCCTGTCCCCCTTGACCCCGGTGGCTGCCCAGTGTGGGGAGGCCCAAGTGGTGGTGACGGTCAACAGGGACCTTTTTGGTACCGGGAGGCCTATCAAAGCCACGGACCTCACCTTGGGCTCTCTGGGCTGCCAGCCCACTTCTTACGATGCCGCTCAAGACCTGGTGACCTTCGCCGTGGGGCTCCATGAGTGTGGCAGCACCTTGCAG ATGACCCCCGAGTCGCTGGTCTACAGCATCAGTCTTTACTATAACCCGACTCCTTCCGCCAGTGCGATCATCCTGCGGACCAGTCCGGCCGAAGTCCCCATTGAGTGTCATTACCCCAG gAAAAACAACGTGAGCAGCAAGGCTATCAAGCCCACCTGGGTCCCTTTTACTTCGACTCTCTCGGCAGAAGAGAAGTTGAGCTTCTTCTTACGCTTAATGAACG AGGACTGGAGCGCTGAGAGAGCCTCCAATGGGTACCAGCTGGGAGATGTGATGCACATTCAGGCTGACGTGAACACCGAGAACCATATGCCCCTGAGGCTCTTTGTTGACAACTGTGTGGCCACTCTGAGCCCAGGCAGGGACTCTGCTCCCCAATATTCCATCATTGACTACAAAGG CTGCCTCATGGACGGGAGGTCGGATGCCAGCTCGGCTTTTCTGTCACCAAGGCTCAGGGAAGACTCCCTCCGGTTCACCGTCGAGGTCTTTCGATTCTCAGAAGATCCCCGGGATCTG ATCTACATCACGTGCCACTTGAAGGTTTCTGCGGTGGATCGGGCTCCTGACCACGAACACAAGGCTTGTTCTTTCAACAAAGCAAGTGACAG CTGGATTCCAGTGGAAGGGACCCAGAGCATCTGTGCCTGTTGTGAGAACAGGAACTGTGAACAAGGCCAGCCGAGAAGGTTACGCCCCTGGGACAGATGGGAAAGAGGACGGCGATCTGTTGGAGAGGAAGAGCCTGCTAAGCATA ATAAGCTGAAGGAAGTGGAGACGGATGTAATGCTGGGCCCGATCCTCATCCTTGATGCATACATGACTTCCAGGAGCCTCGCTGGACGTCACACTGGAGCACGAGGAACGTTAGGAGAAGAGG ACCTGTTTCGCTCTCCTGGGATGTTGGCCGGCCTCATCTTGATGGCCATTGCCATGATCCTGGCTCTCGCTACGCTAGGAATCCTTTGTTCTCGGAGGAAGCGGTCTGGTTCTCCGTAA